The following proteins are encoded in a genomic region of Gossypium hirsutum isolate 1008001.06 chromosome D05, Gossypium_hirsutum_v2.1, whole genome shotgun sequence:
- the LOC107905064 gene encoding zinc-finger homeodomain protein 2: MDFEEHDDQDEEMGMAVPAGYDSLGNSSAPRSKIGPAASGGEGAAASAPPRKVGSGIRYRECQKNHAVSIGGHALDGCGEFMAAGDEGTLDALKCAACNCHRNFHRKETDGEGSSIYNPHHHHHHYQQHPQFSPYYRAPPPAGYLHLTPQQRPLALPAASGGGIAGGYSREDEDVSNPSSSAGGGGGSGGLKKRFRTKFTPEQKDKMLGFAERLGWRIQKHDEAAMEQFCEETGVQRQVLKVWMHNNKYTLGKKP, encoded by the coding sequence ATGGATTTTGAGGAACATGATGACCAAGACGAAGAAATGGGTATGGCTGTTCCAGCAGGATACGACTCACTCGGCAACTCGTCAGCTCCACGGTCTAAAATAGGACCCGCAGCAAGTGGCGGTGAAGGTGCGGCGGCTTCTGCACCACCGAGAAAAGTGGGGTCAGGTATAAGGTACCGCGAGTGTCAAAAAAACCATGCCGTGAGTATCGGAGGCCACGCGTTGGATGGCTGTGGGGAGTTCATGGCGGCAGGTGATGAAGGGACACTTGACGCCTTGAAATGCGCTGCTTGTAACTGCCACAGGAACTTTCACCGTAAAGAAACTGACGGTGAAGGTAGTAGTATCTACAACCCTCACCATCATCATCACCACTACCAGCAACACCCCCAATTCTCGCCCTACTATAGGGCGCCGCCACCGGCCGGGTACCTCCACCTGACTCCACAGCAGAGGCCTTTGGCCTTGCCAGCAGCGTCGGGAGGTGGTATTGCCGGCGGTTACAGCAGAGAAGACGAAGATGTTTCGAATCCTAGTAGCAGTGCCGGTGGAGGTGGCGGCAGTGGGGGATTAAAGAAGAGGTTTAGAACCAAATTTACACCGGAACAAAAAGATAAGATGCTGGGTTTCGCTGAAAGGCTGGGCTGGAGGATCCAGAAGCATGACGAAGCTGCTATGGAGCAGTTTTGTGAAGAAACCGGGGTCCAAAGGCAAGTTCTTAAGGTCTGGATGCATAACAACAAGTACACTCTTGGTAAGAAACCCTAA